One region of Sardina pilchardus chromosome 18, fSarPil1.1, whole genome shotgun sequence genomic DNA includes:
- the ankrd1a gene encoding ankyrin repeat domain-containing protein 1 — protein sequence MGLLSVEELVTGKRCDGKDTGGACADVYATGEYEASIHQEKQDGVRSQTKQGATPGNDITQNELNLKIDISGHLKLETVDDLYNIIELKKRRKQRKPIVHKKQPEPEILPEIVDEAMFLKAAMDNKLPVIDKYLADGGDPNTSDHFKRSALHKASYRGHLDVMKRLLEAGASIEMKDKLDATAVHWACRGGSQPALELLLNEGGKFNSRDKLRSTPLHVAVRTGHYECAEYLIHCGADINAKDRDGDTPMHDAVRINRFKLIKLLLMYGASLKTKNMDGKSPMESLLAWQSGAKTILCNYKDDDVNITK from the exons atGGGACTGCTTAGCGTTGAAGAGCTG GTCACAGGAAAGCGTTGTGATGGCAAGGACACCGGCGGGGCTTGTGCTGATGTGTACGCAACAGGGGAGTACGAGGCATCGATTCATCAGGAGAAACAAGACGGCGTGCGCTCACAGACAAAACAGGGAGCTACCccaggaaatgacatcacacaGAATGAGCTCAACCTCAAA ATAGACATATCAGGACATCTGAAGCTGGAGACCGTTGATGACCTCTACAATATCATTGAGctgaaaaagagaaggaagcaGAGGAAACCAATTGTCCACAAGAAACAGCCTGAGCCTGAAATCTTG CCAGAAATAGTGGATGAGGCCATGTTCCTGAAAGCTGCTATGGACAACAAGCTGCCAGTGATTGACAAGTACCTGGCTGATGGAGGAGACCCTAATACCAGCGATCAT TTCAAACGCTCTGCACTACACAAGGCCAGCTATCGAGGTCATCTTGATGTTATGAAGAGGCTCTTGGAAGCTGGGGCATCCATAGAGATGAAAGACAAG TTGGACGCCACAGCTGTGCACTGGGCCTGCCGAGGGGGGAGCCAGCCTGCCCTTGAACTCCTCCTGAACGAAGGAGGCAAATTCAACTCCCGAGATAAG TTGCGGAGTACGCCCCTCCACGTGGCGGTCAGGACCGGACATTATGAGTGCGCAGAATACCTCATACACTGTGGAGCAGACATCAACGCTAAAGACAGG GATGGCGACACACCTATGCATGATGCCGTGAGGATAAACCGATTTAAACTGATTAAACTGCTGCTGATGTATGGAGCCAGtcttaaaaccaagaatatg GATGGAAAGTCACCAATGGAAAGTCTTCTAGCATGGCAGAGTGGAGCCAAGACCATCCTATGCAACTACAAAGACGATGATGTGAACATAACCAAGTGA